CTGTGCAGATGAAAAAGTGCAAACATATGAATGGTTGCATGAATATTTAGCAAAGAGCATGTAAACAGTGAAAGGATAGTCAAGTTACATAATCAAGTTTTACTCAATGCAAATGCAGACACCATGAAAATAAAGTGGACCTACTTGTGCAACAATGTTTAAACGGAAGATCTTACCCTGAACCAGAAGACCTTTGACCCATTAGCTCTTATGTTTGTGTGCTGCCAGGAAAGATACTCATCAAATCGTGCACGCTTCTGCAGGTCAGCTGGGTACCAGTGGTCAGGGGTGCAATGTTTCGCTGCCAAGTACTGCAGAATAGCTATGCTGCACAGCAGTAAGTCAATGTTAAAAGTACACATAAATATGTACCCAGTGTAAACAAGGGTTGGACTGCACTTGCTAACAACATATCTCTCTGTGAGGATAAAATCTCCATCTTTAAGGACTGGTACCTTccttataatgctttaaaatagctccttaaggtaacagttGAAGGTAACAATTTTACTGTGTATATAGAACATACAGAACTACTGACACCAACTGCTATAGCAAGGAAATTACAGCTGAATGTTTATCTGGACTATTGCAATATAAAACTTAAAACCAAAttccaaacaaaaataaattacccGCAGCCAGATCCACGGCTTTGTATTCAAAGGGAATTTTTGTTATCTTAGCAAATACGAAGACGGAGCGACATGGCTGTGAATGAAGATCGAGGTGCAGCTCAAGTGGCATTTTGGATTGCAAGACCCTGAAGGGGTTATATGAGTGCTGCTTATCCAAACTTCACATCTTCATATGCTCTATGTTTATGCTCCGCCTTCCAGTGGTCAATAGTACAATGTTCTTGTGACACCTAAAACTAGGTTACCATGTTATGGCTATCCACTTCATTTATCTAATTACATGCAATTGATGTCATGATGAAAGAAAAATGGTAAGAGCTGAGAAAAAACATATGTGTGCATGTCACAGGAAATTTGCCTGAGATATGGTGAGGGAATGAGAGAG
This is a stretch of genomic DNA from Myxocyprinus asiaticus isolate MX2 ecotype Aquarium Trade chromosome 24, UBuf_Myxa_2, whole genome shotgun sequence. It encodes these proteins:
- the LOC127415401 gene encoding glutathione S-transferase theta-1-like; this translates as MPLELHLDLHSQPCRSVFVFAKITKIPFEYKAVDLAAAILQYLAAKHCTPDHWYPADLQKRARFDEYLSWQHTNIRANGSKVFWFRAVLPVVTGAPVPKEKMDSAMEDLNLVLKIIEEKFLQDRPFITGEKISLADIVAIEEMMQQKWASGSLLLRIRSGCSLKTH